In Oncorhynchus clarkii lewisi isolate Uvic-CL-2024 chromosome 2, UVic_Ocla_1.0, whole genome shotgun sequence, one DNA window encodes the following:
- the LOC139381449 gene encoding L-amino-acid oxidase-like — MIYFWPPLVSLAIVVVIVSCVNGKDPLFDCLQDSDYNELLRIVDKGLPHTGTPHHIAIIGAGMAGLTAAKFLEEAGHKVTIIESSNRIGGRIETYRPKGKHWYAELGAMRIPNFHTIMLKIASHAGLSLNPFIEDNINAYYLVNGLLHKNSLVKGDPDVLNYPLNEDERGKSADQLFDLSLQKIRDYVKNNGCRAMLDKYDMFSVKEYLVKEANLSHGALRMIGDILNENSLFYTALTEALYDQSDINDETIYFEVTGGFDKLPNAICEDLKGTIHLNSKVKRISQTSNKVTVSYQDHHLWHKPSTLTHLTVDYALLTATAKATLFIDFQPPLSADKMEALRSLHYDSSTKVVLIFSERFWEKEGINGGRSITDMPSRFIYYPSHRFPNTDIGALLASYTFSDDSTLFQGVNDEELQGLVLEDLVKIHGEGIRPLCIGGLVKKWALDPYSLGAFALFTPYQHIDYASELFRNDNRIHFAGEHTALPHAWIETAMKSALRAARNINNLRK; from the exons ATGATCTATTTCTGGCCTCCCCTAGTTTCTCTGGCCATAGTTGTGGTCATAGTTTCCTGTGTGAATGGAAAGGACCCTCTATTTGATTGCCTACAAGACTCAGACTATAATGAGCTACTTAGAATAGTGGACAAGGGTCTCCCCCACACAGGCACACCTCATCATATTGCCATCATTGGGGCTGGCATGGCTGGCCTGACGGCAGCAAAGTTTTTGGAGGAGGCAGGACACAAG GTAACCATAATAGAGTCAAGTAATCGTATTGGAGGACGGATAGAGACGTACCGACCTAAGGGAAAGCATTGGTACGCAGAACTTGGTGCCATGAGGATCCCTAACTTCCATAC AATTATGTTGAAGATTGCAAGCCATGCAGGCCTTAGTCTGAACCCATTCATTGAGGATAACATTAATGCTTACTATTTGGTGAATGGGTTGCTGCACAAAAACTCTCTGGTGAAAGGGGACCCAGACGTCCTCAACTATCCGTTGAATGAAGATGAGAGAGGGAAGTCAGCTGATCAGCTCTTCGACTTGTCTTTGCAGAAG ATAAGAGATTATGTGAAGAACAATGGCTGCCGTGCCATGCTGGACAAATATGACATGTTCTCTGTAAAG GAGTACCTTGTGAAGGAGGCCAATCTGAGTCATGGTGCTTTGCGGATGATTGGGGACATTCTGAATGAGAACAGTTTATTCTACACTGCGCTCACAGAGGCGCTGTATGATCAGTCTGATATCAATGATGAGACTAT CTACTTTGAGGTGACAGGCGGGTTTGACAAACTACCCAATGCCATTTGCGAGGACTTGAAGGGTACCATCCACCTAAATTCCAAGGTGAAACGTATCAGTCAGACCAGCAATAAAGTGACTGTGTCCTACCAGGACCACCATCTCTGGCACAAACCATCCACCCTCACCCACCTGACAGTAGACTACGCCTTGTTGACAGCCACCGCCAAGGCTACTCTCTTTATCGACTTCCAGCCCCCGCTCTCAGCAGACAAGATGGAGGCGCTGCGTTCGCTGCACTATGATAGCTCCACCAAG GTGGTCCTGATATTCAGTGAGAGGTTCTGGGAGAAGGAGGGCATCAATGGAGGGAGGAGCATCACGGATATGCCCTCTCGTTTCATCTACTACCCCAGCCACAGATTCCCTAACACGGACATCGGGGCCCTCTTGGCTTCCTATACCTTCTCGGATGACTCCACCCTCTTTCAAGGGGTGAATGACGAGGAGCTGCAGGGTCTAGTGCTGGAGGACCTTGTCAAGATCCACGGGGAGGGCATACGGCCACTCTGCATTGGAGGGCTGGTGAAGAAGTGGGCACTGGATCCCTATAGTCTTGGGGCGTTTGCCCTCTTCACCCCGTACCAACATATAGACTATGCCTCAGAACTATTCAGGAACGACAATAGGATCCACTTTGCTGGGGAGCACACAGCCCTGCCTCATGCCTGGATAGAGACGGCCATGAAGTCTGCTCTTAGGGCAGCTAGAAATATTAATAACCTCAGAAAGTAG